Below is a genomic region from Sorghum bicolor cultivar BTx623 chromosome 9, Sorghum_bicolor_NCBIv3, whole genome shotgun sequence.
ttctggcgccgttgccggggaaagcaTAGCCTAGAAATCTTAGTAAGAACCAATccgaaaaaaaaaatatcatcAACTTAGTATCAATTAGTTGTAGGGGGGGTTTACCCCTTGCCTTTGTTTCTCTATATTGTGAAGCAGGGCATTGTATGAGTGAGTTCCAATTCAAGGCCACATTAGAAAATCCTGAGACATCCCGACAGAGTCCTAGACACCGTCTAGTAACTTATCGGAGATCCAGCTCATACTTGAATTCACTCAAGGAAGGAGGCTTAGCACCGACACTCTACCAGTCAATGGCTTCCTCATCAATCTCCGACTTCTCATCTCCATCAGTTGCCCATGTTACCATTGGACCGAGGGTGGAGGTCGAAGATGTCGACTTTGAGATTaagccatcacttatcactatggTGCAAGCAAGTACATTTAGTGGGAAGCCACATGAAGATGCAAATgcacatctccaacactttttgGAAGTGTGTAGCACTATTGCCATCAGAGGGGTAACGGCCGACGCCATCCGCCTTCGCCTATTCCCATTCTCATTGCTTGGGAAGGCAAAGCAATGGTTTTACGCTCAACCCGATGATGTCAACACCTGGAGAAGAtgtgccaatgcatttctcaagaaattCTTCCCAATGGGCAAGACATCTGCTCTGAGGGCAAAGATTTCAAGCTTCCAACAGAAGGCAGACGAGactattcccgaagcatgggaacgtctgcaggagtacattcaaGAGTGTCCACATCATGGAATTAAAGAGTGGCTCCTGattcaaggtttctaccatgggctGACTCCAGTAGCTCGTAGCCACCTTGATGCCGCCGCAAGAGGAGCGTTTACCTCCCTCAATGTCACTCAAGCTAAAACTCTCATTGTAAAGGTAGTTTGNNNNNNNNNNNNNNNNNNNNNNNNNNNNNNNNNNNNNNNNNNNNNNNNNNNNNNNNNNNNNNNNNNNNNNNNNNNNNNNNNNNNNNNNNNNNNNNNNNNNAACGGAGCAGGGTGCAAAATGCAAGCCATGAAGCTGTGCAATCCTTCAACAATGGACGACCAACTTCGCGCTTCCAGGgccaaggtaactctagtaactcTAACTGGCTTTCACTTAAAAAACTTGTCATTAATCAAGCTAAAATCAATGAAAGCATGAACAAAAGATTGTTAGCTAATGACAAGACTCTTGAATCATTAACTGCTAAAATGGATTCCCTTGTTTCTTCTGTTAAGGACCAATTAAACTTTAATAAAATTTTAGAGTCTCAAATAGCACAAATTGCTGCTACTGTTCCTTCTTCTGTAAAttcttgcaatatctttaatgtgaccacgagagggggtaagaccactcgtgatccaCCATATCCTGACATGAAAAAAAAGACTGCAAGAAAAGATAAGGAAGTTGAGGAAGACAAGAAAGAAGCACCATCTAAGCAGGAAAACACCAAGTTCTATGGAAAGACAGCTCCGCACGAGTTCTACGACACCAACATTCTGCTGCCAtttccaagaacaaggaagccAACCACCGATGAACAATTCGGGAAGTTTGTTGAGGTAATTCGGCAATTATATGTCAATATTCCACTACTTGATGCAATGCAGGTTCCAACCTATGACAAGTATTTGAGAGACATCCTCAACAACAAACGCCCGCTGCCTACAACTGAGGTGATTAAGCTAACAGAAGAATGCAGCGCGGCGATACTAAACCAACTAccagaaaagaagaaggaccctGGATGTCCTACCATCGACTGCTCCATTGGGACACATCACTTCGAGCATGCACTGTGCGACttgggagcaagtgtcagtgtcatGCCAAAGGTAATATTTGATAAACTAACCCATGCTGTTTTGTCCCCTACATCAATACATTTGCAGTTAGCGGATCAGTCAATTCGCCATCCTGCGGGGGTAGCTGAGAATATCCCCGTAAAGATACGCGAGTTCCTGGTCCCTGTGGATTTCGTGGTACTCGACATGGAGGTGGATGAAAAGACTCCACTTATCCTGGGAAGACCATTTCTCAGCACTGCTAATGCACATATTGACGTTGGAGCCGGAGAAATTCAATTTACAATCAATGGGGCCCAGGAGAAGTTCAACTTCAAACCAAAGGTAGTGCAATGCTCACGAATCTTGGCAGTGGATGTGGCAACCGTCACATTCATAACTAGGCCAAAGAAAAAGACCAATCCAACGCCAAGAGCAAAGAGCAAGAAAATATGGAAGAAGAAGGTAATACAACCGATGACACCTCCGAAGAAAATTTCTGTATCAACTCAAGGAGGAGGTCCTGTTCTAAGGACCTGAGGTAACAGCTCTTCCATCAAGGTAAGCCCACTGACCTTTAACTTTAAGTTACTTATTAAACTTCCTTCATCTTTTCCAACCCTTCTATCAACTTGAGTTAAGACAAGTaaagtaaaaataaaaactcaCTGAGCAAGGTGGACACCAGGTGGggcccaaaggggggtcgcccgaccccactttggtggcCCCCACCTATCATCTCGTGTCCTTTGCCACTTCCTGTCATGACATGCTATGCTCCATTCAAGAAAACACCAAAACATTACCATGTCAACTCATGTAATCCCACTTGATCAACGAATTGAACCGTGCATGAGAATTCACTAACTCTTTCATCTATTTTTCTTGCATGTGCTTGTTCTGTAACTCGTGAAGTGTGCCCAGCATTACTCATGAATGAGAAGAGGGTTCGGCCGACCCCATGGTTGGCCCCACTTCCTCCCCTCCTCTGGTGTATGGCAGCACAAGTAATGTAGGGAGAGTGAGTATAGAAATAAAGACTCATAAACATCGACACTCACCCTAGGAGCTAGAGTTTCTAGTTCTCATCCCCTGCTTCCACTAAAACGTAAGTGAAATTAGGAGACACTGCTAACTTAACAAAAACCATCTTCTTCTTTCTAAAGTCACTTAAGCAACCCCTAGACAAATCACTCTTGCTAAGTATGGGAAAGATACTTGCTTAAAGCCTTAAGTAAATCAACATTTTGAGAAGCTCATCCCGTGAAGCATCTCATGAGCAAACATCCACCCATCTAGTCTTGTCTTGTTCCCTCCTTTCTCTTTCACCACATTCCAAGAAGAGATTCTTTGAGAAAACATCCAAAAGAAAGGAGAGAGTGAGTGGAGATGGGGAACCAGCCATGGCACACATTCATCATCAATCTGGTGAACAGCTAGCGCAAAGAGGAGGTGGtgatggggtcgcccgaccccctcccTGCAGCATTCCTTATTTCTTTCTTCCCATCCATCTTTCCTTGACACAAGGTGTTGGCCATTTGTGGTTTCGTGGAAaaagaggggtcggccgaccctgacaAAGTGCCCTCTGCACTTGTCCTCTCTTCCATCCACTCACTCATTCACCCACAACCATTTTCCTCTACTAGCAACTCAAGAAAATCATCAACACTCTTCCTTTCACTTTCCCTATTGCTCAAGTGTTCACCCGTCGAGAAATCAAGAGAGGTAATCAGCCGGTAAGAAGAGTTAAAATCTAAACTAACCTCTCTGGTGGAAGTGGTGTTCGTTATTTTCTTGATCTAGCATGAAGAATCCACTCAAGAACATAGGGAAGAAAGTGCGTGGAGCGTTTAGCGGAAGCTCATCAAGGCACTCCCATGGCACCATGAGTTCGGTAGAAGAGTACTCCTCTCATCAGGGACTTCCCTCTGAGACTCATGAGGAGCAAGAGCATGAGGCCATGCCACAGCAAACACCACTTAATGAAGAAGCAGCACCTCTACGGATGCAAGATATAGAGACCGGACTTTTTCTCACCGTAGAAGAAATGGAGAAGCTTAACCATCTACGCCACCGTGAATTCAAGCATACCAAGGTAATTGACCC
It encodes:
- the LOC110430430 gene encoding uncharacterized protein LOC110430430, giving the protein MKKKTARKDKEVEEDKKEAPSKQENTKFYGKTAPHEFYDTNILLPFPRTRKPTTDEQFGKFVEVIRQLYVNIPLLDAMQVPTYDKYLRDILNNKRPLPTTEVIKLTEECSAAILNQLPEKKKDPGCPTIDCSIGTHHFEHALCDLGASVSVMPKVIFDKLTHAVLSPTSIHLQLADQSIRHPAGVAENIPVKIREFLVPVDFVVLDMEVDEKTPLILGRPFLSTANAHIDVGAGEIQFTINGAQEKFNFKPKVVQCSRILAVDVATVTFITRPKKKTNPTPRAKSKKIWKKKVIQPMTPPKKISVSTQGGGPVLRT